One genomic window of bacterium includes the following:
- a CDS encoding VOC family protein, translating to MITGIKHMAIAVRDVDGALKQYENVLGVSGVTRHEFEKARSSEAHFMLGAIQYQLCRSWDADGRFARYIEEHHGEGVHHICYTTDDIERELAAAVAKGAVLKPCAACKVTGAHKHSEGWVAFLSDRLTGLETEFMQVYKPGEGPDAGPRAV from the coding sequence ATGATCACCGGCATCAAGCATATGGCGATCGCCGTGCGCGACGTCGACGGGGCGCTCAAGCAGTACGAGAATGTGCTCGGCGTGTCGGGCGTGACACGCCACGAATTCGAGAAAGCCCGGTCGAGCGAGGCGCACTTCATGCTCGGGGCTATTCAGTACCAGCTGTGCCGGTCATGGGACGCGGACGGTCGCTTCGCCCGCTATATCGAAGAGCACCACGGCGAGGGCGTGCACCACATCTGCTACACGACCGACGACATCGAGCGCGAACTCGCCGCGGCGGTCGCAAAGGGCGCGGTGCTCAAGCCGTGCGCGGCGTGCAAGGTGACCGGTGCGCACAAGCACTCCGAAGGGTGGGTGGCCTTTCTCTCCGACCGGCTCACCGGTCTCGAGACCGAGTTCATGCAGGTCTACAAGCCCGGCGAGGGACCCGACGCCGGGCCGCGGGCCGTCTAG
- a CDS encoding M20 family metallo-hydrolase: MTASDLRIVERRLLRRLEELGRIGRDPRGGVTRLSFTEDHAAACRCLAAWLRDAGLDPRLDDAGNLFGMPAAPVPEQRLILVGSHIDSVPMGGTLDGALGVVAAIEAAQVLHDAGFRLAHPLAVAAFADEEGNSFGVGCLTSRAVVGQLGPEVQVGLRDRDGRSFAERVAAWSCDLPRGAPPAAAAYLELHIEQGPRLEAAGLDAAAATSIAGISRTTAIFEGAANHAGTTPMESRRDAMWGASAFVLALRRLGFDAEGGAVATAGRVDVEPGATNVIPGRARVRVELRAPDYDGLAAVREAAEAAARDAASCYGLDLRLDPWDTMPATPLDPGLVGIAVAAAARRGLRVQRMPSWAGHDAKILAPHVASALLFVPSRGGISHAPDEYTEPRHLAAGAQLLLDTIQDADSHLSTRFAQ, from the coding sequence ATGACGGCGTCCGATTTGCGGATCGTCGAGCGCCGCCTGCTCCGTCGACTGGAGGAGTTGGGGCGGATCGGCCGGGATCCGCGCGGCGGCGTGACGCGGCTGTCTTTTACGGAGGATCATGCCGCGGCGTGCCGGTGCCTTGCGGCCTGGCTGCGGGATGCCGGGCTTGATCCCCGCCTGGACGACGCCGGAAACCTCTTCGGCATGCCGGCGGCCCCGGTCCCTGAGCAGCGGCTGATTTTAGTCGGGTCACATATCGATAGCGTGCCGATGGGCGGGACTCTGGACGGCGCCCTCGGCGTGGTCGCGGCGATCGAAGCCGCGCAAGTTCTGCACGATGCCGGTTTCCGCCTCGCGCACCCGCTGGCGGTCGCCGCGTTTGCCGACGAAGAAGGCAACTCGTTCGGCGTCGGATGCCTGACCTCGCGCGCAGTGGTCGGTCAGTTGGGTCCCGAAGTCCAGGTCGGGCTCCGAGACCGGGACGGCCGCTCGTTTGCGGAGCGGGTCGCCGCGTGGAGCTGCGATCTACCCCGCGGCGCGCCGCCGGCGGCCGCCGCGTACCTCGAGCTGCACATCGAACAGGGGCCGCGGTTGGAGGCGGCGGGCTTGGACGCGGCCGCGGCGACTTCGATCGCGGGCATCAGCCGCACCACCGCCATTTTTGAGGGGGCGGCCAACCACGCCGGGACCACGCCGATGGAATCACGGCGCGACGCGATGTGGGGCGCGAGCGCGTTCGTGCTGGCGCTCCGACGACTCGGGTTTGACGCTGAGGGCGGCGCGGTTGCCACGGCGGGCCGCGTAGACGTCGAGCCCGGAGCGACGAACGTCATTCCTGGCAGGGCCCGCGTCCGAGTGGAGCTGCGAGCGCCCGATTACGACGGGTTGGCCGCGGTTCGCGAAGCGGCCGAAGCCGCCGCCCGCGACGCCGCCTCATGCTACGGTCTCGACCTCCGGCTGGATCCTTGGGATACGATGCCCGCGACCCCGCTCGATCCCGGACTGGTCGGGATCGCTGTGGCGGCGGCTGCGCGGCGCGGCCTGCGGGTGCAACGCATGCCGAGTTGGGCCGGGCACGACGCCAAGATTCTCGCGCCGCACGTCGCCTCGGCGCTCCTCTTCGTGCCAAGCCGAGGCGGCATCAGCCACGCCCCGGACGAGTACACCGAACCGAGGCACCTGGCCGCCGGCGCGCAGCTCCTCTTGGACACGATCCAGGACGCGGATTCCCATCTCTCTACTCGCTTCGCACAATAG
- the allB gene encoding allantoinase AllB, which translates to MIADLVIRGGTLVDTEGVRRGAVAISGGKIVAADRDDAMPAARETIDAAGRHVLPGVIDTHVHLRDPGRLDREDWVTGTQAAAAGGITTILEMPIAIPPVHTAAILRERAAIVAPRSIVDFGLYAGANPDNLDEIEALAAAGAVAFKTFRTDPVPGRENEFIGICCPDAGDMLRVMERAARTGLLHVVHCEEQQIINRTAGAVRAAGRRDGRAHASARPPVAETASVAQTIAIAAATGARLQIAHVSAADAVGMVAAARDRGLKVTAETCPHYLMLTDDALAAWGPYAKCNPPLRDRTAVDRLWDAVRGGGIDVVGTDHSPFLAAEKGTVGGDIWTAPPGLPGLEEFVPLMLTAVHEERLTLPQLARLVCETPARLFGLWPRKGSLRPGADADVTVVDTRAEWVHDHTRLYTKARDTALLYDGMRFRGAPVMTVVRGHIVMRDGQVTGEPGWGEWLRPQ; encoded by the coding sequence GTGATCGCCGACCTTGTGATCCGCGGCGGGACGCTCGTCGACACCGAGGGAGTGCGCCGCGGGGCGGTGGCGATCAGCGGCGGCAAGATCGTCGCCGCGGATCGCGACGATGCGATGCCGGCCGCGCGCGAGACGATCGACGCCGCCGGCCGGCACGTGCTGCCCGGCGTGATCGATACACACGTGCACCTGCGCGACCCCGGCCGGCTCGACCGCGAAGACTGGGTCACGGGGACGCAGGCGGCGGCGGCGGGCGGCATCACCACGATCCTGGAGATGCCGATTGCGATCCCGCCCGTCCATACCGCCGCGATTCTGCGCGAGCGGGCCGCGATCGTCGCGCCGCGATCGATCGTGGACTTCGGCTTGTACGCCGGCGCCAACCCGGACAACCTCGACGAGATCGAGGCGCTCGCCGCCGCGGGCGCCGTCGCGTTCAAGACGTTCCGCACGGATCCGGTGCCCGGCCGGGAAAACGAATTTATCGGCATCTGCTGCCCCGACGCGGGTGACATGCTGCGGGTCATGGAGCGTGCCGCTCGGACCGGTCTGTTGCATGTCGTGCACTGCGAGGAGCAGCAGATCATCAACCGCACGGCCGGAGCCGTACGCGCGGCGGGGCGCCGCGACGGGCGCGCGCATGCCTCCGCCCGGCCGCCCGTCGCCGAGACCGCGTCGGTCGCGCAGACCATCGCGATCGCGGCCGCGACGGGCGCGCGGCTCCAGATCGCGCACGTCAGCGCCGCGGACGCGGTCGGCATGGTGGCCGCGGCCAGGGACCGCGGGTTGAAGGTCACGGCGGAGACGTGTCCACACTACCTCATGCTGACCGACGACGCGCTGGCCGCGTGGGGCCCGTACGCCAAGTGCAACCCGCCGCTGCGCGACCGGACGGCGGTGGACCGCTTATGGGACGCGGTCCGCGGCGGGGGGATCGACGTCGTCGGGACCGATCACTCGCCGTTCCTCGCCGCGGAAAAGGGCACCGTGGGCGGCGACATCTGGACGGCGCCGCCCGGACTCCCAGGGCTCGAAGAATTCGTGCCGCTCATGCTGACCGCCGTGCACGAGGAGCGGCTCACGCTGCCGCAGCTCGCGCGGCTGGTCTGCGAGACGCCGGCCCGTCTGTTCGGCCTGTGGCCCCGGAAGGGATCGCTCCGCCCGGGCGCCGATGCGGATGTCACGGTCGTCGACACGCGCGCGGAGTGGGTGCACGACCACACGCGTCTCTATACCAAAGCGCGGGACACCGCGCTCCTCTACGACGGCATGCGGTTTCGAGGGGCGCCGGTCATGACGGTTGTTCGCGGGCACATCGTGATGCGGGACGGGCAGGTCACCGGCGAACCGGGCTGGGGCGAATGGCTTCGGCCCCAATGA
- a CDS encoding succinylglutamate desuccinylase/aspartoacylase family protein, with the protein MKSECVIGTARAKSGARATGAIPVGRRAGGGPIEIPVTVVNGTEDGPLLWLDGSVHGDEPEGPLAVLRLLERLDPARLRGAVVGVPVVNVAAFEFSSRGNPGDLFTYDLNRIYPGRPDGHLTERIAYAHYTTMTEHADLEVAVHSGGAHSYLAYAMFYSPTPAGLELAKAMGPRWDLLLKQMSERGSPQAAMKQRGKAAITVELGGLCDTFPGRFQANAEALTDGFANILRHYKMIDGTPEYAGRWTLGYQKTVVLAPASGLWVSEPSVLRQRIKAGERLARIYGLWGEVLADVRAPFDGIPFGMRTNPSVQLGDWCAFYGVVEEEITG; encoded by the coding sequence ATGAAGAGCGAGTGTGTGATCGGCACGGCGCGCGCCAAGTCCGGCGCGCGGGCCACGGGGGCCATACCGGTCGGCCGGCGTGCCGGCGGTGGACCCATTGAGATTCCGGTGACTGTGGTGAACGGGACCGAGGATGGGCCGCTGCTCTGGCTGGATGGGTCCGTCCACGGCGACGAACCTGAAGGACCGCTGGCCGTCCTGCGGCTGCTGGAACGCCTGGACCCGGCGCGGCTGCGCGGCGCCGTGGTCGGCGTGCCGGTCGTGAACGTGGCTGCTTTCGAGTTCAGTTCGCGCGGGAACCCGGGCGATCTGTTCACCTACGATCTGAACCGCATCTATCCGGGCCGGCCCGACGGACATCTGACGGAGCGCATTGCGTACGCCCACTACACGACGATGACGGAGCACGCCGATTTGGAGGTGGCCGTGCACTCCGGCGGCGCGCATTCGTACTTGGCGTATGCCATGTTCTACTCGCCCACGCCGGCCGGGCTCGAACTGGCAAAGGCGATGGGGCCGCGATGGGACCTGCTGTTGAAGCAGATGAGCGAACGCGGCAGCCCCCAGGCCGCGATGAAGCAGCGCGGCAAAGCGGCGATCACCGTTGAACTCGGCGGTCTTTGCGACACGTTCCCGGGGCGCTTTCAAGCCAACGCGGAGGCGCTGACGGACGGGTTTGCGAACATCCTCCGCCACTACAAGATGATCGACGGTACGCCGGAGTACGCCGGGCGGTGGACCCTCGGGTATCAGAAGACGGTCGTGCTGGCCCCGGCGTCGGGCCTCTGGGTCTCGGAGCCCTCCGTGCTCCGGCAGCGCATCAAAGCGGGCGAGCGGCTCGCCCGGATCTACGGCCTATGGGGTGAGGTGCTGGCGGATGTGCGCGCGCCGTTCGACGGCATCCCGTTCGGGATGCGCACCAATCCGTCGGTGCAGCTGGGGGACTGGTGTGCGTTCTACGGCGTTGTGGAGGAGGAGATCACCGGGTGA
- a CDS encoding NAD(P)-dependent oxidoreductase, translating into MTVLVTGATGFIGLHVVKDLAETGRSVLALDKNPPDRLAESFLRGVRASVRFLQVDLTAPETLKAAVREPVAAIVHAAVVTSTPEVEAREPERVVAVNILGTVRMLEVAARVGTRRFVYISSSGVYGETDPADALSEAAPVRLESLYTMTKYAGEQLVAEANGPRLAAATLRIAAPYGPTERPTGARTVMSAIYVLAHAAVERRTVRLRSADRARDWTYAADIARAARLLIDAPSLAHGCYNVSSGAVAPLAEVAEALRRIEPGFAWHPASDAADADGAAAQRRGPLDTSRIRALGFAPRYSLDDGLGETVAWLRRFREVDTDNFDRG; encoded by the coding sequence GTGACGGTCCTGGTGACCGGCGCGACCGGGTTCATCGGGCTGCACGTCGTCAAGGATCTCGCTGAAACGGGCCGATCGGTCCTCGCCCTGGACAAGAACCCGCCGGACCGCCTGGCGGAAAGCTTTCTCCGCGGCGTGCGGGCGAGCGTGCGGTTCCTCCAGGTGGACCTCACCGCGCCGGAAACGCTGAAGGCGGCGGTGCGGGAGCCGGTGGCGGCCATTGTGCACGCCGCCGTCGTTACGTCGACACCTGAGGTCGAGGCTCGAGAGCCGGAACGCGTTGTGGCGGTCAACATCCTCGGCACCGTCCGCATGCTGGAGGTTGCCGCGCGGGTCGGGACGCGCCGGTTTGTCTACATCAGCTCGTCGGGCGTCTACGGGGAGACGGATCCCGCGGACGCGCTGTCCGAGGCCGCGCCCGTTCGCCTCGAGTCGCTGTATACGATGACGAAGTACGCCGGCGAGCAGCTCGTAGCCGAGGCGAACGGACCCCGGCTCGCCGCCGCGACGCTGAGGATCGCGGCGCCCTACGGTCCCACCGAGCGGCCGACCGGAGCGCGGACGGTGATGTCGGCGATCTACGTGCTGGCGCACGCCGCGGTTGAACGACGGACAGTTCGCCTGCGTAGCGCCGACCGTGCCCGCGACTGGACGTATGCCGCCGACATTGCGCGCGCCGCCCGGCTGCTGATCGACGCGCCCTCGCTGGCGCATGGCTGCTACAACGTGTCGTCGGGCGCGGTCGCACCGCTGGCCGAGGTGGCCGAGGCGCTGCGGCGCATCGAGCCCGGCTTTGCATGGCATCCGGCGTCCGACGCCGCGGACGCCGACGGGGCCGCGGCGCAGCGCCGCGGGCCGCTCGACACGTCGAGAATCCGGGCGCTTGGGTTTGCGCCGCGCTACTCCCTCGACGACGGCCTGGGGGAGACCGTTGCCTGGCTTCGCCGGTTCCGCGAGGTGGATACTGACAACTTCGACCGGGGGTGA
- a CDS encoding Ldh family oxidoreductase, whose translation MARYAIAGLRDFGVRAIAAVGAGEDEAAILADCLIDAQLRTAPLQNQGVVRFAIYARRVRAGGITPRAAFRMLRDRPAAALVDGGNGFGQVVAYRAMSLAMEKARACGIGAVAARNSNHFGTASYFALMAARAGLVGLAFTNASPEMPAWGASVPLVGTNPWSIAVPGPEDRPVVLDISNAASGKRLIREYAAAGRPIPAGWAMDRDGRSVTDARAAVDALLAPIGGYKGYGIAVMVDLLTGGLAGGRAGSAVGSPYDFGRAQGVSHLLAVIDPEAFAGSETLRAGVDAVAREVHGAPRQPGVDAVRLPGDPEWERRDAALACGAELLDETVERLRALGDEVGVPFPAPLP comes from the coding sequence GTGGCGCGCTACGCGATTGCGGGGCTGCGCGACTTTGGGGTGCGCGCGATCGCCGCCGTCGGGGCGGGCGAGGACGAGGCCGCGATTCTCGCCGACTGTTTGATCGACGCCCAACTGCGGACCGCGCCGCTCCAGAACCAGGGTGTCGTGCGCTTTGCGATCTACGCCCGCCGGGTCCGCGCGGGCGGCATCACACCGCGGGCCGCCTTCCGGATGCTCCGGGACCGGCCCGCCGCCGCGCTCGTCGACGGGGGCAACGGGTTCGGCCAGGTGGTGGCCTATCGCGCGATGTCGCTCGCGATGGAAAAAGCGCGCGCCTGCGGAATCGGCGCGGTGGCCGCGCGCAACAGCAATCACTTCGGCACGGCATCGTATTTCGCGCTGATGGCCGCGCGCGCGGGACTCGTCGGCCTGGCGTTCACCAACGCGAGTCCGGAGATGCCGGCGTGGGGCGCCTCGGTCCCGCTCGTCGGCACTAATCCGTGGAGCATCGCGGTGCCGGGGCCCGAGGACCGGCCGGTTGTCCTGGACATCTCGAACGCCGCGTCCGGCAAACGGCTGATCCGCGAGTACGCGGCGGCCGGCCGACCCATTCCGGCCGGCTGGGCGATGGACCGCGACGGCCGTTCGGTGACCGATGCGCGCGCCGCGGTCGACGCGCTGCTCGCGCCGATCGGCGGCTACAAGGGTTACGGCATCGCCGTGATGGTCGATCTGTTGACCGGCGGACTCGCTGGAGGACGGGCCGGTTCGGCGGTCGGCTCGCCGTACGACTTCGGCCGGGCGCAGGGTGTGAGTCACCTACTGGCTGTCATCGACCCCGAGGCCTTTGCCGGGTCGGAGACGCTTCGGGCCGGTGTTGACGCGGTCGCACGCGAAGTGCACGGCGCGCCCCGCCAGCCGGGCGTCGACGCGGTGCGGCTGCCGGGCGATCCCGAGTGGGAACGGCGCGATGCCGCGCTGGCGTGCGGCGCCGAACTGCTCGACGAGACGGTCGAGCGCCTCCGCGCGCTGGGCGACGAGGTGGGCGTGCCGTTTCCGGCACCGCTGCCGTGA